A region from the Leopardus geoffroyi isolate Oge1 chromosome C2, O.geoffroyi_Oge1_pat1.0, whole genome shotgun sequence genome encodes:
- the SETD4 gene encoding SET domain-containing protein 4, producing MKMGRGRTSRIRRRKLFRSSVSRGVNESYKPEFIELKKWLKDRKFEDTNLIPACFPGTGRGLMSKTSLQEGQVIISLPESCLLTTDTVIRSYLGAYIAKWRPPPSPLLALCTFLVSEKHAGDKSVWKPYLEILPKAYTCPVCLEPEVVNLFPKPLRAKAEEQRARVREFFSSSRGFFSSLQPLFSEAVGSIFSYRALLWAWCTVNTRAVYVKPRRRRCFSAEPDTCALAPYLDLLNHSPRVQVEAAFNEETRCYEIRTASSCRKHEEVFICYGPHDNQRLLLEYGFVSIHNPHACVYVSEDILVKYLPSTDKQMYKKISILKDHDFIENLTFGWDGPSWRLLTALKLLCLEAEEFTCWKKILLGDIISDTNEKRSLDIAREICHYFIEETNAVLQKVSHMKDEEVASVNQLTLVETLWTEELKILQASALILNSLQTPFR from the exons TGAATGAGAGCTACAAGCCTGAATTTATAGAGCTTAAGAAGTGGCTGAAAGATAGAAAGTTTGAAGATACAAACTTAATACCTGCTTGTTTTCCAG GTACAGGAAGAGGGCTGATGAGCAAAACATCCTTGCAA GAGGGACAGGTGATTATTTCGTTGCCTGAGAGTTGCCTGCTCACCACGGACACAGTGATTAGAAGCTACTTAGGGGCGTACATCGCTAA ATGGCGGCCTCCTCCATCTCCTCTGCTGGCTCTGTGTACCTTTCTGGTTTCAGAAAAGCATGCTGGGGACAAGTCCGTCTGGAAACCTTACCTAGAGATTTTACCAAAGGCCTACACCTGCCCCGTTTGCTTGGAGCCAGAAGTGGTGAATCTTTTTCCCAAACCTTTGAGAGCAAAGGCCGAAGAGCAGAGAGCCCGTGTGCGagagttcttttcttcctccagaggctttttctcttccctgcagCCTCTGTTTTCCGAGGCCGTCGGGAGCATCTTTAGTTACCGTGCCCTCCTGTGGGCCTGGTGTACGGTCAACACCAGGGCCGTGTATGTGAAGCCCAGGCGGAGGCGCTGCTTTTCCGCGGAGCCAGACACCTGTGCGCTCGCCCCGTACCTGGATCTGCTGAACCACAGCCCCCGTGTGCAG GTAGAAGCAGCATTTAATGAGGAAACTCGCTGTTATGAAATTAGAACAGCTTCAAGCTGTAGGAAACATGAAGAGGTGTTCATCTGCTATGGCCCTCATGATAATCAGCGACTGCTCCTGGAGTATGGATTCGTTTCCATCCATAATCCTCACGCTTGTGTTTATGTCTCAGAAG atatacTTGTTAAATATCTtccatcaacagataaacagATGTACAAgaagatttccattttaaaggaTCATGACTTTATAGA AAATTTGACATTTGGATGGGATGGACCATCTTGGAGGTTACTCACAGCGCTTAAGTTGTTATGTCTGGAAGCTGAAGAATT TACATGctggaaaaaaatacttcttgGAGACATCATTTCAGATACAAATGAGAAGAGAAGTTTGGACATAGCCCGGGAAATATGCCATTATTTCATAGAGGAGACCAATGCAGTGCTTCAAAAG GTTTCTCATATGAAAGATGAAGAAGTGGCTTCGGTAAACCAACTAACTTTGGTAGAAACATTGTGGACAGAAGAGCTAAAGATTCTGCAGGCCTCTGCTCTGATTCTAAACAGTTTGCAAACACCTTTTAGGTAA